Proteins encoded together in one Rossellomorea sp. y25 window:
- a CDS encoding carbohydrate ABC transporter permease — translation MKANTMKRKTEKTLVALLMILGGILVSIPFIWMISSSFKPESEVLQIPPTLFPENPTLENYLNLFESMNFGVYLRNTLVIVLFSFLGLFFNAMAGYGFAKFHFKGKEKIFYIVLATMMIPAQVTMIPVYLILNEMGLTNTMAGIILPGLAAAFSIFLFRQFMTTIPTDLLEAARLDGAGEFYIFFKLIVPIAKPIFAVQGILTFIGAWNSFLWPLIIANDESLYTLSVGLSLLQGQYANNFGLQMAGAAFMVVPIIIIFSFFQKYIVEGFTMSGIK, via the coding sequence ATGAAAGCAAATACAATGAAACGAAAAACCGAAAAAACGCTGGTTGCCTTACTCATGATTCTTGGTGGAATCCTTGTTTCCATCCCTTTCATTTGGATGATTTCAAGCTCATTTAAACCTGAAAGTGAAGTATTGCAAATACCACCTACCTTGTTCCCAGAGAATCCTACATTGGAAAACTATCTTAACTTATTTGAAAGCATGAACTTTGGTGTGTATTTGAGAAATACCCTTGTCATCGTCTTATTTTCCTTTTTAGGATTATTCTTTAATGCCATGGCTGGCTATGGATTTGCTAAGTTTCATTTTAAAGGGAAAGAAAAAATCTTCTATATTGTACTTGCAACCATGATGATTCCTGCACAAGTCACGATGATTCCCGTTTACCTGATTTTAAATGAGATGGGCTTGACCAATACGATGGCCGGAATCATCCTGCCCGGGCTTGCAGCAGCATTCAGTATCTTCCTATTTAGACAGTTTATGACCACGATTCCAACTGATTTGCTTGAAGCAGCCCGACTTGATGGGGCAGGAGAATTTTATATCTTCTTTAAATTAATCGTTCCGATCGCGAAGCCTATCTTTGCTGTACAGGGAATCCTGACGTTTATCGGAGCTTGGAACAGCTTCCTATGGCCGTTGATCATCGCCAATGATGAAAGTCTCTACACCCTGTCAGTAGGACTATCCCTGCTTCAAGGGCAGTATGCGAATAACTTCGGTCTTCAAATGGCTGGAGCAGCATTCATGGTCGTACCGATTATCATCATCTTCTCTTTCTTTCAAAAATATATCGTCGAGGGCTTTACGATGTCGGGGATTAAATAG
- a CDS encoding sugar ABC transporter permease: MGNGFKFSKNNKHPYVFIAPAVIILTVFSIIPIIVAFFISFTDLDLKGLADWSNISFIGLENYTKLITDDLFHKSIINTLFYVVIGVPLVIIFSLGIALLLNYGTSTLFKVFRGVYYMPSITNIIAVAVIWGFLYNTEYGLFNYLLSLLDVDKIPWLGEPTIAKLSLIVLAVWKGIGINMIIFLAALQGIPKSYYEAAEMDGANRLQVLFNVTIPLLRYATFFVTITTLIGWLQFFEEPFVMTNGGPLDGTISMALFIYKKGFQFSEFGYAAAGSFILFIFIILITLFQFKLRKSDTEY; the protein is encoded by the coding sequence ATGGGCAATGGATTCAAATTCAGTAAAAACAATAAACATCCATATGTGTTTATAGCTCCTGCGGTTATCATATTGACTGTCTTTAGTATCATTCCGATCATTGTAGCGTTCTTTATAAGCTTTACAGATCTTGACTTAAAGGGCTTAGCCGATTGGTCCAACATCAGTTTCATCGGGCTTGAGAATTATACCAAGTTGATAACGGATGATTTATTTCATAAGTCGATCATTAATACGTTGTTTTATGTTGTCATCGGCGTTCCCCTTGTCATTATTTTTTCGTTGGGAATTGCTTTGCTGCTGAACTACGGAACAAGCACGTTATTCAAAGTGTTTCGTGGCGTGTACTACATGCCATCCATCACAAATATCATTGCCGTCGCAGTGATTTGGGGATTTCTATACAACACTGAGTACGGTTTGTTTAACTACCTATTATCACTATTGGATGTGGATAAAATTCCTTGGTTAGGAGAGCCAACGATTGCGAAACTATCGTTGATTGTTTTAGCCGTATGGAAGGGAATCGGAATCAATATGATCATCTTCCTTGCTGCCTTGCAAGGGATACCGAAATCCTATTACGAGGCTGCTGAGATGGATGGTGCCAATCGATTGCAGGTCCTTTTCAATGTCACGATTCCATTATTGAGGTATGCTACTTTCTTTGTGACGATCACCACCCTGATCGGCTGGTTGCAATTCTTCGAAGAACCATTTGTCATGACTAATGGCGGTCCACTGGATGGCACGATTTCCATGGCGCTATTCATCTACAAAAAAGGCTTCCAATTCAGTGAATTTGGTTATGCCGCAGCAGGTTCCTTTATTCTATTTATCTTTATCATTTTGATTACGCTATTCCAATTCAAGCTTAGAAAATCTGATACAGAATATTAA
- a CDS encoding sugar ABC transporter substrate-binding protein codes for MKKKTWSFFMICVLALSTVLAGCGGGSESEDGKKTITVWAMGEEGKKLNKLAKEFEKENTDIKVKVQAIPWETAHDKLLTAVASKNGPDVLQLGTTWVPEFADAGALLDLTPYLEDYPDFKPENYFAGSADSMTYDDQVVGIPWYIDTRVLYYRTDLLKEAGYDQAPATWDEMKDAAKKLNDRGDDVYGLDIDRNDQITPFIFAWQNGYEFEGKDKMNFDSPEFKEAIEYYTSYFKEGISPTTEGMDIVQAFKDGVKPMFFSGPWMINIINDQAPDLKDKWSVAVMPKKEKNTSSMGGANFSIFHNSENVDESLKFISYVNEVDTQMEWLEMSNTLPSRKEAWEEPKLKDDPLLSVFGEQLKSTKASPQIKEFEKIAQEFLSTIERVTVGDADLDKELEQFNKKAQEMVEE; via the coding sequence ATGAAAAAGAAAACGTGGTCTTTCTTTATGATTTGTGTACTGGCGTTATCTACTGTATTAGCGGGATGCGGCGGTGGAAGCGAGTCTGAAGATGGGAAGAAAACCATCACTGTCTGGGCAATGGGTGAAGAAGGTAAGAAGCTTAATAAACTTGCTAAAGAATTTGAAAAAGAAAACACAGATATCAAAGTAAAGGTACAAGCGATTCCTTGGGAAACGGCTCATGACAAACTACTAACAGCTGTTGCTTCAAAAAATGGACCAGATGTTCTTCAACTGGGAACAACCTGGGTTCCGGAGTTTGCAGACGCAGGAGCGTTGCTTGATTTAACTCCATATTTAGAAGATTACCCGGATTTCAAACCTGAAAATTATTTCGCGGGTTCTGCGGACTCTATGACCTATGATGATCAAGTGGTCGGGATTCCTTGGTATATCGATACTCGTGTTTTATACTACCGAACTGACCTCTTAAAAGAAGCAGGATACGATCAAGCTCCTGCTACTTGGGATGAAATGAAAGATGCCGCTAAGAAGTTAAACGATAGAGGCGATGACGTTTACGGCCTTGATATCGACCGCAACGACCAAATCACACCGTTTATCTTTGCTTGGCAAAATGGGTATGAATTTGAAGGTAAAGATAAGATGAATTTCGATAGTCCTGAATTTAAAGAAGCGATAGAATACTATACAAGCTACTTTAAAGAAGGAATCAGCCCTACTACTGAAGGAATGGATATTGTCCAAGCGTTCAAAGACGGTGTGAAACCGATGTTCTTCAGTGGTCCATGGATGATCAATATCATTAATGACCAGGCTCCGGATCTTAAGGATAAATGGTCAGTGGCCGTTATGCCGAAGAAAGAAAAGAATACATCAAGCATGGGTGGAGCGAACTTCTCTATCTTCCATAATTCAGAGAATGTAGACGAGTCCCTTAAATTCATCTCCTATGTGAATGAAGTCGATACACAAATGGAATGGCTGGAAATGTCCAATACGCTTCCATCAAGAAAAGAAGCATGGGAAGAGCCAAAATTAAAAGACGACCCACTATTATCCGTGTTCGGGGAACAGCTGAAATCTACTAAAGCTTCTCCACAAATCAAAGAGTTTGAAAAGATCGCACAGGAATTCCTTTCAACTATTGAGAGAGTTACCGTTGGCGACGCTGACTTAGATAAAGAATTAGAACAGTTTAATAAAAAAGCACAAGAAATGGTAGAAGAGTAA